The following is a genomic window from bacterium.
GTCTTGCTGCAAGGGCCCCGATGTGCTGACACTGCACGCCACGAGCCGGCCCATGGCGGTCGGCGCGACCGACAGTAGGAATGAGAGAGGCCCGAGTGGGCTGAAGGGGAAGGTGGACGGATGGGCAGCTACGTGCTGGGTTTCAAGGAGATCGACCAGACGCAGGTCGCAATCGTTGGCGGCAAGGGCGCGCACCTGGGGGAGCTTTCGCGGATCGAAGGCATTCGCGTGCCGGCTGGCTTCTGCGTGACGACGGGCGCCTTCCGGCGGATCATGGCGGAAGCGCCGTCCATGGACCCACGGCTGGATCGGCTATCGCGCCTGAACCCGGACGACCGGGAGGCGATCCGAACGCTCAGCGCGGAGATCCGCCGGACCCTCGAAAGGATCGCCGTCCCCGACGATCTGGCGACGGCGATCACCGTCGCGCTTGCCCGGCTCGGCGAGCAAGCCGCCTACGCCGTCCGCTCGAGCGCGACGGCAGAGGACTTGCCGACGGCCTCGTTCGCAGGCCAGCAGGACACATACCTGAACATCGTGGGGCCGGCGGCGATCTTCGAGCACATCAGCCGGTGCTGGGCGTCGCTCTTCACTGAGCGGGCCGTGACCTACCGCCTGCGGAACGGCTTCGACCACCGGAGCGTCCACATGGCCGTGGTAGTGCAGCAGATGATCTTCCCGGAGGCCGCCGGCGTCCTCTTCACGGCCGACCCTGTCACGTCAAACCGGAAGGTCGCGTCCGTAGAGGCCAGCTTCGGCCTCGGCGAGGCACTGGTCTCCGGCCTGGTGAACGCGGACATGTACAAGGTGCGAGACGGCCACGTGATCGCCAGGGCGGTTGCCACCAAGCAGCTTGCCATCCACGCCCTGCCGGCTGGTGGGACGCAGGAACAGGCGATCGACCCGGAGCGGCAGGAGCAGCCAGCGCTGACGGATGCGCAGGTCGTGCGGCTCGCCCAGTTGGGATGGCGGATCGAAGCACACTTCGGCCACCCCCAGGACATCGAATGGTGCCTGGTCGATGACGGCTTCCAGATCGTCCAGAGCCGGCCCATCACCACGCTGTTCCCCATTCCCACCACGGACGACGGGGGGAATCACGTCTTCGTCTCCGTCGGTCACGGGCAGATGATGACCGACGCCATGAAGCCCCTTGGGATTTCGATGTGGCAGCTCACGGCTCTCCCGCGGATGTACGAGGCCGGCGGGAGGCTGTTCGTCGATGTCACCCAGCGCCTGGCGTCGCCCACGAGCCGGGCAGGCCTCCTGGAGATCATGGGGAGAGGCGATCCCTTGATCAGGGACGCGCTGGAGACCGTCCTCGAACGCGACGACTTCATCCCGTCGCTTGCGGACGATGACCGCGGTGGTGCTCCGGGCGGCAGTGCTCCCGCCCCGCTGGAGACCGATCCGGCCATCGTCGAAGAGTTGATGGGACGCACCCAGGCGTCCATCGCCGCGCTGCAGCGCGACATCCGAAGCCAGTCAGGACCCGCCCTGATCGACTTCATCCTGGCGGACATCCAAGAACTGCGGCGAATCCTCTTCGATCCGCGGAGCCATCAGGTGTTCATGTCGGCGATGGAGGCAACGTGGTGGCTCAACGACAAGCTGGAAGCGTGGCTGGGAGAGAAGAACGCGGCCGACACGCTGACCCAGTCCGTCCCCGACAACGTGACGTCGGAGATGGGGCTGGCGCTACTGGACGTCGCCGATGCGATCCGGCCGCATCCGGAGGTGGTCGCCTTGCTGCAGCGGGTCGACGGCAACGACGATTTCCTCGACGGGCTCGAGCGGGTCGCGGGCGGCCAGGAGGCGCGCGACGCCATCCGCGGCTTCCTCGACAAGTACGGCATGCGTTGCGTCGGTGAGATCGACATCACGAGGCCGCGTTGGAGCGAACGCCCCACCACGCTCGTGCCCGTGATCCTCGGCAACATCAAGAACTTCGAACCAGGCGCCGGCGAGCGGCGCTTCGAGCAAGGGCGGCAGGAGGCGTGGACGAAGGAACAGGAGCTGCTCGAGCGCTTGCGGGCCTTGCCGGACGGAGAGCAGAAGGCCAAAGAGGTCAAGCGGATGATCGACCGCGTCCGGACCTTCATCGGGTATCGGGAGTATCCAAAGTACGGCATGGTCAGCCGCTACCTCGTTTACAAGCAGGCCTTGCTGGAAGAGGCCGAGCGCCTCGTGCAGGCCCACGTGCTACGTGAGAAGGAAGACATCTTCTACCTCACGTTCCAGGAGATCCAAGACGTCGTGCGAGCGAACCAAGTGGATGACCAGCTCATCCACGCGCGCAAGGACGCGTTCAGGTCGTATCAAACGCTGACACCGCCCCGGGTGCTCACGTCGGATGGCGAGGTCATCGCCGGGGCGTACCGACGCGATGACGTGCCGGCCGGTGCGCTGGTCGGCTTGCCGGTTTCCGCCGGGACCATCGAGGGCCGGGCCCGCGTCATCCTGGACATGGCGGAGGCCGATCTCGAACCGGGCGACATCCTGGTCACGGCCTACACGGACCCCAGCTGGTCGCCCCTGTTCGTCGCGATCGCGGGGCTGGTGACGGAAGTGGGGGGCCTCATGACCCATGGCGCGGTGATTGCACGGGAGTACGGCTTGCCGGCCGTAGTGGGCGTGGATCAAGCCACCCGGCTGATTCGAAACGGGCAGCGGATCCGCGTGGATGGAACGGACGGGTACGTCGAGATCCTGCCCTAAGCGTTGCTGGGGTGGTGGTCCTTGGAGGTTCGG
Proteins encoded in this region:
- the ppsA gene encoding phosphoenolpyruvate synthase gives rise to the protein MGSYVLGFKEIDQTQVAIVGGKGAHLGELSRIEGIRVPAGFCVTTGAFRRIMAEAPSMDPRLDRLSRLNPDDREAIRTLSAEIRRTLERIAVPDDLATAITVALARLGEQAAYAVRSSATAEDLPTASFAGQQDTYLNIVGPAAIFEHISRCWASLFTERAVTYRLRNGFDHRSVHMAVVVQQMIFPEAAGVLFTADPVTSNRKVASVEASFGLGEALVSGLVNADMYKVRDGHVIARAVATKQLAIHALPAGGTQEQAIDPERQEQPALTDAQVVRLAQLGWRIEAHFGHPQDIEWCLVDDGFQIVQSRPITTLFPIPTTDDGGNHVFVSVGHGQMMTDAMKPLGISMWQLTALPRMYEAGGRLFVDVTQRLASPTSRAGLLEIMGRGDPLIRDALETVLERDDFIPSLADDDRGGAPGGSAPAPLETDPAIVEELMGRTQASIAALQRDIRSQSGPALIDFILADIQELRRILFDPRSHQVFMSAMEATWWLNDKLEAWLGEKNAADTLTQSVPDNVTSEMGLALLDVADAIRPHPEVVALLQRVDGNDDFLDGLERVAGGQEARDAIRGFLDKYGMRCVGEIDITRPRWSERPTTLVPVILGNIKNFEPGAGERRFEQGRQEAWTKEQELLERLRALPDGEQKAKEVKRMIDRVRTFIGYREYPKYGMVSRYLVYKQALLEEAERLVQAHVLREKEDIFYLTFQEIQDVVRANQVDDQLIHARKDAFRSYQTLTPPRVLTSDGEVIAGAYRRDDVPAGALVGLPVSAGTIEGRARVILDMAEADLEPGDILVTAYTDPSWSPLFVAIAGLVTEVGGLMTHGAVIAREYGLPAVVGVDQATRLIRNGQRIRVDGTDGYVEILP